TGCATCTACTTCATTCCTCAATAGTGCATCAACTTCATTGTTGCTTTGATGTACTTATAAAATGGCATTCACAAGTATTGTACAAAAAAGGCAGCTTGCAAGGTTGCCTTTTTTTTTAAGTCATGAGATATTTTTTACATGACAAACCGTTCCATGGATTTTCTTTCAAAGCACTTTGAATGCATCCTTGATGCGTTGCCCGATGGCGTGTTTGTGTCCGACGTTTCCGGCATAACTCTGCGCGTCAACCGTATGTATGAACAGTTGACCGGACTGACCCAGGAACAGGTGCAGGGCAAGCAGGTCCGCACCCTGGTCGAGAACGGCGTCTTCGACAAGGTGCTTAACCCCGAAATCGTGCGCACCGGCAAGCCCTCCACGCATGTGCAGCAGCTGCAGAACGGGAAGAAGCTGGTCCTGTCCGGATTTCCGGTCTTTGATGAGTCCGGGGCGCTGCGCCTAGTGGTCACTTTCGTGCGCGACATCACCATGATCACGCGCCTCAATGAGCAGATGGAGGAGCAGCGGCATCTGATCGACCAGTTTCATGAGCAGCTGGCCTACATCACCCAGAAAAGCAGCAAGGCCCTGACTCCTATTTACAAAAGTCAGTCGATGCAGGGTGTCGTGAACATGCTGCAAACCATCGCACCGACCGATGCGTCTGTGCTGTTGCTGGGTGAGACGGGCGTCGGCAAGGACGTCTTCGCGCGGCTCACGCATGGGCACAGCGCCCGCAAGGACAGGATTTTTCTGAAGGTGGACTGCGGAGGCATCTCCGAAACCCTGACCGAGTCGGAGATGTTCGGCTATATGCCCGGAGCCTTCACCGGGGCGTCGAACAAAGGCAAGGCCGGGTATTTCGAGCTGGCCGACGGCGGCACGGTTTTTCTGGACGAGATCGGGGAACTGCCCCTGTCCATGCAGACCCGTCTTTTGCGTGTGCTCCAGGACGGGGAGATCATGCGCGTTGGCGGGAGTCGCACCAC
This DNA window, taken from Desulfomicrobium sp. ZS1, encodes the following:
- a CDS encoding sigma-54-dependent Fis family transcriptional regulator → MTNRSMDFLSKHFECILDALPDGVFVSDVSGITLRVNRMYEQLTGLTQEQVQGKQVRTLVENGVFDKVLNPEIVRTGKPSTHVQQLQNGKKLVLSGFPVFDESGALRLVVTFVRDITMITRLNEQMEEQRHLIDQFHEQLAYITQKSSKALTPIYKSQSMQGVVNMLQTIAPTDASVLLLGETGVGKDVFARLTHGHSARKDRIFLKVDCGGISETLTESEMFGYMPGAFTGASNKGKAGYFELADGGTVFLDEIGELPLSMQTRLLRVLQDGEIMRVGGSRTTKVDVRIIAATNKNLSECVEMGTFRRDLYYRLNVAMVTIPALRERPDDVRPLVEHFLRYYSGKYGKSLAFMEVALGVLSRYQWPGNVRELQNVVHGLVITHKGSLISPRDLPVHITEDKTHGRCYADDILTGGRALKNIMADIERDFLQQALEVHGSVQKVADLFQVDRSTIFRKIQRK